One Setaria italica strain Yugu1 chromosome II, Setaria_italica_v2.0, whole genome shotgun sequence DNA segment encodes these proteins:
- the LOC101764528 gene encoding delta(8)-fatty-acid desaturase 2, whose protein sequence is MPPSADAMPAPGDAAGADDVRMISSKELRAHASPDDLWISISGDVYDVTPWLPHHPGGDLPLITLAGQDATDAFAAYHPPSARPLLRRFFVGRLSDYTVSPASADYRRLLAQLSSAGLFERVGPTPKVQLLLMATLFCAALYLVLACASACAHLLAGGLIGFIWIQSGWMGHDSGHHRITGHPLLDRVVQVLSGNCLTGLSIAWWKCNHNTHHIACNSLDHDPDLQHMPLFAVSPKLFGNIWSYFYRRTLAFDAASKFFISYQHWTFYPVMCVARINLLTQSALFVLTEKRVPQRLLEIAGVAAFWAWYPLLVSCLPNWWERVAFVLSSFTICGIQHVQFCLNHFSSEVYVGPPKGNDWFEKQTAGTLDILCSPWMDWFHGGLQFQIEHHLFPRLPRCHLRKVAPYVRDLCKKHGLTYSAASFWDANVLTWKTLRAAALQARNATSGAAPKNLVWEALNTHG, encoded by the coding sequence ATGCCGCCCTCCGCCGACGCAATGCCGGCCCccggggacgccgccggcgccgacgacgtgCGCATGATCTCCTCCAAGGAGCTCCGCGCGCACGCGTCCCCCGACGACCTCTGGATCTCCATCTCCGGCGACGTCTACGACGTCACGCCCTGGCTGCCCCACCACCCGGGCGGGGACCTCCCGCTCATCACCCTCGCCGGCCAGGACGCCACCGACGCCTTCGCCGCCTACCACCCGCCCTCCgcgcgcccgctcctccgccgcttcTTCGTCGGCCGCCTCTCCGACTACACCGTCTCCCCTGCCTCCGCCGActaccgccgcctcctcgcgcagCTCTCCTCCGCGGGCCTCTTCGAGCGCGTCGGCCCCACCCCAAAGGTCCAGCTCCTCCTCATGGCGACCCTCTTCTGCGCCGCGCTCTACCTCGTCCTCGCCTGCGCCAGCGCCTGCGCgcacctcctcgccggcggcctcaTCGGCTTCATCTGGATCCAGTCGGGCTGGATGGGCCACGACTCGGGCCACCACCGCATCACGGGCCACCCGCTCCTCGACCGCGTCGTCCAAGTGCTCTCCGGCAACTGCCTCACCGGCCTCAGCATCGCCTGGTGGAAATGCAACCACAACACGCACCACATCGCCTGCAACAGCCTCGACCACGACCCGGACCTCCAGCACATGCCCCTCTTCGCGGTCTCCCCCAAGCTCTTCGGCAACATCTGGTCCTACTTCTACCGCCGCACCCTGGCCTTCGACGCAGCCTCCAAATTCTTCATCAGCTACCAGCACTGGACCTTCTACCCGGTCATGTGCGTCGCCAGGATAAATCTTCTCACCCAGTCCGCTCTCTTCGTTCTGACTGAGAAGAGGGTGCCCCAGAGGCTTTTGGAGATCGCCGGGGTTGCCGCATTCTGGGCTTGGTACCCGTTGCTGGTGTCTTGCCTTCCCAATTGGTGGGAGAGGGTGGCGTTCGTGCTTTCCAGCTTCACAATTTGCGGAATTCAGCACGTCCAATTCTGCCTGAACCACTTCTCCTCAGAGGTGTATGTCGGACCGCCAAAGGGGAATGACTGGTTTGAGAAGCAGACAGCGGGCACGCTTGACATCTTGTGCTCCCCGTGGATGGATTGGTTCCACGGCGGTCTACAATTCCAGATTGAGCACCATCTGTTTCCCCGCCTACCTCGGTGCCACCTTAGGAAGGTCGCGCCCTACGTACGTGATCTTTGCAAGAAGCACGGGCTGACTTACTCTGCAGCCTCATTCTGGGACGCAAATGTGCTTACATGGAAGACACTGAGGGCTGCTGCATTGCAGGCTAGGAACGCCACAAGTGGTGCTGCGCCCAAGAATTTGGTCTGGGAGGCTTTAAACACCCATGGATAA